CCTTTGTAGCCCAGCAATGGCAGCAGCTGCAGCAATCGCTGGTAAATTTGTAGATGTGCGCGATATGCCAGAAGTTCAAGCATAAGGGAGAAGATAATGGAAAAATTTACCGTCTATACAGGGAAATCAGTACCTTTGATGAATGATAACATCGATACGGACCAACTCATTCCCAAACAATTCTTGAAAGCTGTTGATAAAAAAGGTTTCGGTAAGAATTTGATGTTTGAATGGCGTTACCTTAATGATGATTACGATGAAAATCCTGATTTCGTCTTCAATAAACCTGAGTATCGCGATGCGACCATTTTGGTTACTGGTGATAACTTTGGTTCGGGGTCATCTCGTGAACACGCTGCATGGGCATTGGAAGATTACGGTTTCCGTTGTGTTATTGCTGGATCATTTTCAGATATTCACTATAACAATGAATTGAAGAATGGTATGTTACCAATCGTTCAACCCTTGGAAGTACGTCAAAAATTGGCTGCTCTTCCTGCAGGTGAGGAAATTACGATTGACCTTCCAAACCAAGTGATTAAATCTTCAGCAGGAGAGTTTCCATTTGATATCGATCATGAGTGGAAACGTAAATTGGTTGAAGGGCTTGACGATATTGGAATCACTCTTCAATATGAAGATTTGATTGCTGCCTATGAAAAACAACGCCCATCATATTGGCAATAAGAAACAATGATGTGTATGTAAAATAATAATGAGGACTTAAAAGAATGGGATAAGGACAATGTTTAAGGTGTTGTTCTATCTCATTCTTTTTGTTTGCAACAGTTAACATGGTAGAGGCGTTTTTACAAGGAGCGTATGCTATAATAGAAAGATAGAAAGGAGGCCTTCATGTTTGCACAATTGGATACAAAATCCGTCTATAGTTTCATGGATAGTGTTGTAGATTTGACCACCTACGTTGAGCGTGCCAAAAAGCTTGGCTATCAAGCCCTTGGCTTGATGGATCGTGACAATCTCTATGCTGCTTATCATTTTGCTCAGTTTGCAAGTAGCAAGGGTTTACGTCCTTTGATTGGTATGGAAGCTAATCTATTTTACGAGGGCAGAAAAATTCCTTTTCGTCTATTAGCAAAAAATAATCAGGGCTATAAAAATTTGATGAAGTTGGCAACAGAGCTCTCCTCAGGGCAACGCGAGTTTACAGCTTTTTCGGACTATCTGAATGCTATTGCCCTCATCCTTCCGAGTGAAGAGTGGGAGCCAGGAATGACTCTTGGTTCAGAGGTTTTTATTGGGATAAGGCCAGAAGATGCTGGCAAAGAGTTTGATTATCCTGTAATTCCTTTACATACAGTGCGTTATTTTGAGAATGTAGATCGCTCGACAATTCAGATGTTACACGCCATCTCACAAAACGTTTCCTTGTCAGAGGCCTCTATTTGTCCTATGAATCAGCTTCTTTTCTCGCCTCAAGAAATGGAAAGTGCATATAGTGATATTCCAGAGGCTTTGAACAATTTGGAGCAACTTGTTTCAGATATTACTTATCAATTTGATACGGATTTGAAGCTTCCCCGTTTTAATCGTGATATGCCAGCAGTTGACCAATTACGTCAATTAGCCCAATCTGGATTAGAAACTAAAAAGTTAAGCGCAGCAGTTTATCAGGAACGTTTAGACAAAGAATTGTCTATCATTCATCAGATGGGCTTTGATGATTATTTCTTGATTGTCTGGGACTTATTACGCTTTGGGCGTAGCCGTGGTTATTATATGGGAATGGGACGTGGGTCTGCTGCAGGAAGCTTGGTAGCTTATGTCCTTGATATTACTGGAATTGATCCCGTTAAAAATGACTTGCTTTTCGAGCGTTTTCTAAATGAAGAACGTTATAGCATGCCTGATATAGATATCGACCTGCCTGATATCTATCGAAGCGAGTTTCTTCATTATGTTAGGAACCGTTATGGTAGTAAGCACTCTGCTCAGATTGTTACTTTTTCAACTTTTGGGGCCAAACAGGCTATCCGAGATGTTTTTAAACGTTTCGGAGCCAAGGAATTTGAACTGTCACAACTTAGTAAAAAGATTTCTTTTCGTGACACCTTGACTTCTGTCTATGAGAAGAATATGTCATTTAGACAGTTGATTAATCAAAGACAAGAATTTCAGAGAGCTTTTGAGATTGCTAAGGCTATTGAAGGTCAGCCAAGACAGACTTCAATCCATGCTGCTGGTATTGTGATGAGTGACGATGACCTGACCAACCATATTCCTCTAAAAGCTGGTGAGGATATGATGATTACTCAGTACGATGCCTCCGCAATCGAAGCCAATGGCTTGCTTAAGATGGATTTCTTGGGCCTCCGTAATTTGACCTTTGTTCAAAAAATGAAGGAGAAACTTGAAGAAGAGCATGGAGTCGCTATAGATATCAAATCAATTGATTTGGAAGATCCACAGACCCTAGCTCTTTTTGCCAAGGGGAAAACTAAGGGAATATTTCAGTTTGAGCAGGCGGGTGCTATTAACCTTCTTAAACGGATTAAACCCGCTAAGTTCGAAGAAGTGGTAGCGACAACCTCTCTTAACCGACCTGGAGCTAGCGATTATACAGATAATTTCATCGCTCGTAAGTATGGTAAGGAAAAAGTAGATTTGATTGATCCAGTAGTTGCACCAATCCTTGAGCCTACGTATGGCATCATGCTTTATCAAGAGCAGGTTATGCAAATTGCCCAAGTATTTGCAGGCTTTACACTCGGAAAAGCCGATTTGCTTCGTCGGGCAATGTCGAAAAAAGATGCCAATGAAATGTCCAAGATGTCCGAAGAGTTCATGGAAGGAAGTCGTCGGTTGGGACGTAACCCACAGATTGCTGAACGACTCTTTAGTATGATGGCTAAGTTTGCAGGTTATGGCTTTAATAGAAGTCATGCCTATGCTTATTCAGCACTAGCCTTTCAATTAGCCTATTTCAAAACGCATTACCCTCAGATTTTCTATGACATCATGTTAAACTATTCGTCTAGTGATTACATTAAGGATGCAATTGAAAATGGCTTTTCTCTAGCCAGCCTTGATATTAATAGAATTCCCTATCTGGACAAGATTTCAGATGGAAAGATTGTATTAGGTCTTAAGACTATCAAAGGCTTGCCAAGAGATTTTGCCCTTTGGATTATTGAGGATCGCAAACAAAATGGTAAATACATTTCTATAGAAGACTTTTTGACACGTATTCCTAGCAAATATCAGAAAGTCGATAGTCTGACACCTCTTATCCAGATTGGTTTGTTTGATATTTTTGAACCAAATCGTCAGAAAATCATTGGTAATTTAAGCAACCTCTTTACTTTTGTCAATGAGTTAGGAAGTTTGTTTGCAGAGTCATCTTACTCTTGGGTTGATTATGAAGACTATAGTCAGACGGATCGTTATAATTTAGAACAGGAGTTACTAGGAGTTGGGCTTAGCCCCCATCCTTTACACTTGGCTCAAAAAATGGCCTCTCGTCCCTATCAAGCCATTTCTGATTTGGCTGTTAATACTAAGGCAACGGTTTTGGTTCAGATAGAATCCGTTCGAATTATCAGAACTAAAAAAGGTGATCAGATGGCCTTTCTGAACGTCACTGATGGGATCAATA
The DNA window shown above is from Streptococcus salivarius and carries:
- the leuD gene encoding 3-isopropylmalate dehydratase small subunit; translated protein: MEKFTVYTGKSVPLMNDNIDTDQLIPKQFLKAVDKKGFGKNLMFEWRYLNDDYDENPDFVFNKPEYRDATILVTGDNFGSGSSREHAAWALEDYGFRCVIAGSFSDIHYNNELKNGMLPIVQPLEVRQKLAALPAGEEITIDLPNQVIKSSAGEFPFDIDHEWKRKLVEGLDDIGITLQYEDLIAAYEKQRPSYWQ
- a CDS encoding DNA polymerase III subunit alpha — protein: MFAQLDTKSVYSFMDSVVDLTTYVERAKKLGYQALGLMDRDNLYAAYHFAQFASSKGLRPLIGMEANLFYEGRKIPFRLLAKNNQGYKNLMKLATELSSGQREFTAFSDYLNAIALILPSEEWEPGMTLGSEVFIGIRPEDAGKEFDYPVIPLHTVRYFENVDRSTIQMLHAISQNVSLSEASICPMNQLLFSPQEMESAYSDIPEALNNLEQLVSDITYQFDTDLKLPRFNRDMPAVDQLRQLAQSGLETKKLSAAVYQERLDKELSIIHQMGFDDYFLIVWDLLRFGRSRGYYMGMGRGSAAGSLVAYVLDITGIDPVKNDLLFERFLNEERYSMPDIDIDLPDIYRSEFLHYVRNRYGSKHSAQIVTFSTFGAKQAIRDVFKRFGAKEFELSQLSKKISFRDTLTSVYEKNMSFRQLINQRQEFQRAFEIAKAIEGQPRQTSIHAAGIVMSDDDLTNHIPLKAGEDMMITQYDASAIEANGLLKMDFLGLRNLTFVQKMKEKLEEEHGVAIDIKSIDLEDPQTLALFAKGKTKGIFQFEQAGAINLLKRIKPAKFEEVVATTSLNRPGASDYTDNFIARKYGKEKVDLIDPVVAPILEPTYGIMLYQEQVMQIAQVFAGFTLGKADLLRRAMSKKDANEMSKMSEEFMEGSRRLGRNPQIAERLFSMMAKFAGYGFNRSHAYAYSALAFQLAYFKTHYPQIFYDIMLNYSSSDYIKDAIENGFSLASLDINRIPYLDKISDGKIVLGLKTIKGLPRDFALWIIEDRKQNGKYISIEDFLTRIPSKYQKVDSLTPLIQIGLFDIFEPNRQKIIGNLSNLFTFVNELGSLFAESSYSWVDYEDYSQTDRYNLEQELLGVGLSPHPLHLAQKMASRPYQAISDLAVNTKATVLVQIESVRIIRTKKGDQMAFLNVTDGINKLDVTLFPETYFYNKDKLSEGGLFYLDGRTQERDGRIQLILSNMEEASTERFWILLENHDKDIEVSQILAKYPGHIPVIIRYQGSKETIVSQRYRVTKNEELNRELAPYVLKTVLR